The following are from one region of the Desulforegula conservatrix Mb1Pa genome:
- the pnp gene encoding polyribonucleotide nucleotidyltransferase, whose translation MEYVVEAIVEGKPLTIKSGKIAKQAAGSAIVQYGDTIVLVTVSYIKDAKEGTDFLPLSVEYIEKIYAAGRIPGNYFRREVGRPSEKEVLTCRLIDRPIRPLFPDEFCCETQVIATVLSMDKENDSDILALIGASAALSISEIPFMGPIAGVRVARIGGKFVANPTISQISDPSCDINIVVAGSKSGITMVEGGGQMVSEAEMLDAIYFGHDAIKPIIEAQEKLQAALGKEKRIFEAKQRDEALLAKIKEIASAPLRVALMSPDKFSRKDAVSKVKAELIAALGEEYADRKAEVSGMYSELVKKVSRDIILTDQIRVDGRKFDEVRPITCDIDILPRPHGSALFTRGETQVLGVLTLGSGRDAQKVELLHGESEKQFMLHYNFPPYCVGEVKRVGAPSRREYGHGALATRAIEAILPDKENFDYTIRLVSEVTESNGSSSMGTVCSCTLALMDGGVPIKAPVSGIAMGLVKEGDKIAILSDILGDEDHTGDMDFKVCGTSEGITALQMDIKINELSKEIMTQALEQARRGRLHILGKMLESLSESRDEISPHAPKIHTMQINTDKIRDIIGAGGKVIRQIQADTNTQIEINDSGIIKISASNEDDAAKAHKIISDIALDPEVGGIYEGLVAKITDFGAFVTIKPGCDGLVHISELAKERVRKVTDVISEGETIRVKVLEISRDGKIRLSRKALLEDTTNE comes from the coding sequence ATGGAATATGTAGTAGAAGCAATCGTTGAGGGCAAACCGCTTACCATCAAATCCGGAAAAATAGCAAAACAGGCAGCAGGAAGCGCAATCGTTCAATATGGAGACACAATAGTCCTTGTGACTGTTTCCTATATCAAAGACGCAAAGGAAGGAACCGACTTTCTTCCGCTGTCAGTTGAATATATAGAAAAGATATATGCTGCGGGAAGAATTCCTGGCAACTATTTCAGAAGAGAAGTAGGCCGTCCTAGCGAAAAGGAAGTTCTAACCTGCCGCCTCATAGACAGACCTATCAGGCCGCTTTTTCCCGATGAATTCTGTTGCGAGACCCAGGTTATTGCAACGGTTCTTTCAATGGACAAGGAAAACGATTCTGATATTCTTGCCCTCATCGGAGCCTCGGCTGCTCTGAGCATTTCTGAAATACCATTCATGGGCCCAATAGCAGGTGTCAGAGTAGCAAGAATCGGCGGAAAATTTGTTGCAAATCCGACCATAAGCCAGATTTCGGATCCTTCTTGTGATATCAATATTGTTGTGGCCGGATCAAAAAGCGGAATCACAATGGTTGAAGGCGGCGGTCAGATGGTTTCTGAAGCAGAAATGCTCGATGCCATTTATTTCGGACATGATGCAATCAAGCCAATCATAGAGGCCCAGGAAAAGCTCCAGGCTGCGCTTGGCAAAGAAAAGAGAATTTTTGAAGCAAAGCAGCGGGATGAAGCTCTTCTGGCAAAAATAAAAGAAATTGCGTCAGCACCGCTCAGGGTCGCGCTCATGTCTCCTGACAAGTTCAGCCGCAAGGACGCTGTCAGCAAGGTCAAGGCAGAATTGATAGCTGCTCTTGGCGAAGAATATGCAGACCGCAAAGCCGAAGTTTCTGGCATGTATTCAGAGCTTGTCAAAAAAGTCAGCAGGGATATCATACTCACTGATCAAATCAGAGTCGACGGCAGAAAATTTGATGAAGTAAGACCAATCACCTGCGATATTGACATTCTTCCTCGTCCGCACGGCTCGGCTCTCTTCACCAGAGGCGAAACCCAGGTTCTTGGAGTGCTTACCCTCGGATCAGGAAGGGATGCCCAGAAAGTCGAACTTCTCCACGGAGAATCCGAAAAGCAGTTCATGCTTCATTACAACTTCCCTCCGTACTGCGTTGGCGAAGTAAAAAGAGTCGGAGCACCAAGCAGACGTGAATACGGTCACGGTGCTCTTGCGACAAGAGCCATTGAAGCCATTCTTCCTGACAAGGAAAACTTTGATTACACAATCCGTCTTGTATCTGAAGTTACAGAATCAAACGGATCATCTTCCATGGGAACCGTATGCTCCTGCACACTTGCCCTCATGGACGGCGGAGTTCCGATCAAGGCTCCTGTATCAGGCATTGCAATGGGACTTGTAAAGGAAGGCGACAAGATTGCAATCCTTTCTGACATACTTGGAGACGAAGATCATACAGGAGACATGGACTTCAAGGTCTGCGGGACAAGCGAAGGCATCACAGCCCTTCAGATGGACATAAAGATCAACGAGCTTTCCAAGGAAATCATGACCCAGGCCCTTGAACAGGCCAGAAGAGGAAGACTTCATATTCTTGGTAAAATGCTCGAATCTCTTTCTGAATCAAGGGATGAAATATCTCCTCATGCTCCTAAAATACATACAATGCAGATCAATACAGACAAAATCCGCGATATAATCGGAGCGGGTGGCAAGGTAATACGCCAGATCCAGGCAGATACCAATACCCAGATCGAGATAAACGATTCAGGCATTATAAAGATTTCCGCATCAAATGAAGACGACGCTGCCAAGGCCCATAAAATTATCAGCGACATAGCACTCGATCCTGAAGTTGGTGGAATTTACGAAGGTCTCGTTGCAAAGATAACTGACTTCGGAGCTTTTGTCACAATCAAGCCTGGATGCGACGGACTCGTTCATATTTCCGAACTTGCAAAGGAAAGAGTACGCAAGGTAACTGATGTCATCAGCGAAGGCGAGACAATCAGGGTTAAGGTTCTTGAAATCTCAAGGGACGGGAAAATCAGACTGAGCCGCAAGGCCCTTCTGGAAGACACGACGAATGAATAG
- the rpsO gene encoding 30S ribosomal protein S15: MTMSNEAKKEVIEKFKTHESDTGSPEVQIALLTNRIEYLTDHLKTHKKDHHSRRGLLMLVGQRRRMLNYLKNKEIQRYRTIIKALGLRR; encoded by the coding sequence ATGACAATGTCAAACGAAGCAAAAAAAGAAGTAATCGAAAAATTCAAGACCCATGAGTCTGACACAGGTTCCCCTGAAGTTCAGATTGCTCTTCTTACAAACAGAATAGAGTATCTGACTGATCATCTCAAGACTCACAAAAAAGATCATCACTCAAGACGAGGTCTTCTTATGCTTGTAGGTCAGCGCAGAAGAATGCTGAACTACCTGAAAAACAAGGAAATTCAGAGATACAGAACCATAATCAAGGCTCTCGGTCTCAGAAGGTAA
- the truB gene encoding tRNA pseudouridine(55) synthase TruB — protein MKNGLILIDKPSGISSAFVVARVKRLLGASKCGHTGTLDPFATGLMVVCLEKATKISSFLLGGEKTYEAEMLLGIETDTQDRTGQITSQCNPELVDQISESDIKKACECFKGDILQKPPTFSALKHNGVPLYKLARKGKPVEKPARPVTIFELEVLEINLPSVFFRVRCSSGTYIRTLCYDIGQKLGCGAHLKELRRTVNCGFNVEDAIKLDDFREVPETERIDFVFEPATALKGMPELIADESLEITIRHGRNLDSVSAEFAADSDGFLKIVNKNNDLMAILRYEDEFGRYGYHCVLI, from the coding sequence AGACTTCTTGGAGCTTCAAAGTGCGGACATACAGGAACCCTTGATCCATTTGCAACAGGCCTTATGGTTGTATGCCTTGAAAAAGCCACAAAAATTTCCTCGTTTCTTTTAGGCGGAGAAAAAACCTACGAAGCTGAGATGCTTCTCGGAATAGAAACAGATACCCAGGACAGAACAGGCCAGATAACGAGCCAGTGCAACCCCGAACTTGTAGATCAAATCAGTGAATCTGATATCAAAAAAGCATGTGAATGTTTTAAAGGTGATATTCTTCAGAAGCCTCCCACTTTTTCAGCCCTAAAACACAACGGAGTTCCTTTATACAAGCTCGCAAGAAAGGGAAAGCCAGTTGAGAAACCGGCGAGACCGGTGACAATTTTTGAGCTTGAGGTTCTTGAAATCAATCTGCCTTCTGTATTTTTCAGGGTAAGATGCTCGTCAGGCACCTACATCCGCACACTATGCTATGATATTGGACAAAAATTAGGATGTGGCGCCCATCTTAAAGAACTGAGAAGAACCGTGAACTGCGGATTCAATGTGGAAGACGCCATAAAACTGGATGATTTCAGGGAAGTTCCTGAAACAGAGCGCATTGACTTCGTTTTCGAACCAGCCACAGCACTCAAAGGAATGCCGGAGCTGATTGCTGATGAATCACTTGAAATTACCATAAGGCATGGCAGAAATCTTGATTCTGTAAGTGCTGAATTTGCTGCGGACAGCGACGGATTTTTGAAAATTGTAAATAAAAATAATGACCTCATGGCTATTTTGAGGTATGAAGATGAATTTGGCAGATATGGATACCACTGTGTCCTGATCTGA